In a single window of the Saccharothrix australiensis genome:
- a CDS encoding MFS transporter codes for MPAYAGGGESDQLDRGNALPAPPPPAAPPGPPGDAGPGERSGGPQSPPKNRMFGSLRVRNYRLYASGQVVSLVGLWMQRVAQDWLVLELSDGSPVALGVAAALQFAPTLFLSLWAGVLADRMDKRKLLLVLETGLGLCALTLGLLDVTGVVQLWQVYLLCLLLGAVSAVETPVRQSFVVEMVGRDQLTNAVALNSMTFNLARMVGPAVAGGLIVFVGTGWVFLINAISFVGVLTGLLLMNARELHRGDPVPREKGQLREGLRYVRRRADLVILLCLVFFISTFGLNFYVTLAVLARNEFGGDADAYGLLSTMLAVGTLAGATLAARRSAKGKPRLRLLILGALAFGVLEIAAGLMPSLWLSGAALVPVGIAMMTFTTTANATVQLAVSPAMRGRVMGLYMLVFLGGNPVGGPVMGWLAEHFTARAPLVFGGAVSIVAALVGGVVLARRGGLALPGHRLGLRRRARV; via the coding sequence GTGCCGGCGTACGCGGGTGGTGGAGAGTCCGATCAGCTCGATCGAGGCAACGCCCTACCCGCACCGCCACCGCCCGCCGCGCCGCCGGGCCCACCGGGTGACGCCGGTCCGGGCGAGCGGTCCGGTGGACCGCAGTCACCGCCGAAGAACCGCATGTTCGGCTCGCTGCGGGTGCGCAACTACCGCCTGTACGCCTCGGGTCAGGTGGTCTCGCTCGTCGGCCTGTGGATGCAGCGCGTCGCGCAGGACTGGCTCGTCCTGGAGCTGTCCGACGGCTCGCCGGTGGCCCTGGGCGTCGCGGCGGCCCTCCAGTTCGCGCCGACGCTGTTCCTGTCGCTGTGGGCGGGCGTCCTGGCCGACCGGATGGACAAGCGGAAGCTGCTGCTCGTGCTAGAGACCGGGCTCGGGCTCTGCGCGCTGACCCTCGGCCTGCTCGACGTGACCGGTGTCGTGCAGCTGTGGCAGGTCTACCTGCTGTGCCTGCTGCTGGGCGCGGTCTCGGCGGTGGAGACGCCGGTGCGGCAGTCGTTCGTGGTGGAGATGGTCGGGCGCGACCAGCTCACCAACGCCGTCGCGCTGAACTCGATGACGTTCAACCTGGCCCGCATGGTCGGTCCGGCGGTCGCGGGCGGGCTGATCGTCTTCGTCGGCACCGGCTGGGTGTTCCTGATCAACGCGATCAGCTTCGTCGGCGTGCTCACCGGCCTGCTGCTGATGAACGCGCGCGAGCTGCACCGCGGCGACCCGGTGCCGCGCGAGAAGGGCCAGCTCCGCGAGGGCCTGCGGTACGTGCGCCGGCGCGCCGACCTGGTGATCCTGCTGTGCCTGGTGTTCTTCATCAGCACGTTCGGCCTGAACTTCTACGTGACGCTGGCGGTGCTCGCCCGCAACGAGTTCGGCGGTGACGCCGACGCCTACGGCCTGCTGTCGACCATGCTCGCGGTCGGCACGCTCGCGGGCGCGACGCTGGCGGCCAGGCGCAGCGCGAAGGGCAAGCCTCGCCTGCGCCTGCTGATCCTGGGCGCGCTCGCGTTCGGCGTCCTGGAGATCGCGGCCGGCCTGATGCCGTCGCTCTGGCTGTCCGGCGCGGCGCTGGTCCCGGTCGGCATCGCGATGATGACCTTCACGACCACGGCGAACGCGACCGTCCAGCTCGCCGTGTCGCCGGCCATGCGCGGCCGGGTGATGGGCCTCTACATGCTGGTCTTCCTCGGCGGCAACCCGGTGGGCGGCCCCGTGATGGGCTGGCTGGCCGAGCACTTCACGGCACGCGCGCCGCTCGTGTTCGGCGGCGCGGTGTCCATCGTGGCGGCGCTGGTCGGCGGGGTCGTGCTGGCCCGGCGGGGCGGCCTGGCGCTGCCCGGCCACCGCCTCGGCCTCCGCCGCCGCGCCCGCGTCTGA
- a CDS encoding ABC transporter permease — MVVTMDWARLLAVCALFTAAAGGTLWWAGLASPAPVVKAALRAVAQLAAVSAVLAVVLASLPLTAAFLVLMAAVATGTSAARTRTGRRGAWVGVAILVGTVPALAALVLTGLLPPAGLALVPVGGILIGGAMTATTLSVRRTLDTLRDRHGEYEAALALGFTEPVAVRELVRRPAAEALLPALDQTRTVGLVTLPGAFVGMLLGGAPVWQAGALQLVVLLGLLAVQAAAIATVVELVARGLVRRTSPEGEVRLT; from the coding sequence GTGGTCGTCACGATGGACTGGGCGCGCCTGCTCGCCGTGTGCGCGCTCTTCACGGCGGCGGCCGGCGGGACGCTGTGGTGGGCCGGCCTGGCGTCGCCGGCACCGGTGGTCAAGGCGGCGCTGCGGGCGGTGGCCCAGCTGGCGGCCGTGTCGGCCGTCCTCGCGGTCGTGCTCGCCTCGCTGCCGCTCACGGCCGCGTTCCTGGTCCTGATGGCGGCGGTGGCCACCGGCACGTCGGCCGCCCGGACGAGGACGGGCCGCCGGGGCGCGTGGGTGGGCGTGGCGATCCTGGTGGGCACGGTCCCGGCCCTGGCCGCGCTCGTGCTGACCGGGCTCCTGCCGCCGGCCGGCCTGGCGCTGGTCCCGGTGGGCGGCATCCTCATCGGCGGCGCGATGACCGCGACCACGCTGTCCGTCCGGCGGACCCTGGACACCCTGAGGGACCGCCACGGCGAGTACGAGGCCGCCTTGGCGCTGGGCTTCACCGAGCCGGTGGCCGTGCGGGAGCTCGTCCGGCGGCCCGCGGCGGAGGCGCTCCTGCCCGCCCTGGACCAGACGCGGACCGTCGGCCTGGTGACGCTGCCCGGCGCGTTCGTGGGCATGCTGCTCGGCGGCGCGCCGGTCTGGCAGGCGGGCGCGCTGCAACTGGTCGTGCTCCTGGGCCTGCTGGCGGTGCAGGCGGCGGCCATCGCCACCGTGGTGGAGCTGGTGGCGCGCGGCCTGGTGCGCAGGACTTCCCCTGAAGGCGAAGTTAGGCTAACCTAA